In the genome of Magnolia sinica isolate HGM2019 chromosome 2, MsV1, whole genome shotgun sequence, one region contains:
- the LOC131237784 gene encoding uncharacterized GPI-anchored protein At4g28100, translating into MPLLPLLFFPLFFFFFHHLPALTALPNPDPATIQPFFPSSPPATIPAFPEQSDVAGCPLDLPEDLFPAIAHACVGKDKKAPSKDRCCPVLATWLYAAFSGTALSRAGRLPTATYDMPVLPDDSETCVENLEKAMRRRGIELPRPNATCDVVYCHCGIRLHVPSCTEAFGVSEEGKVVGDARVRRLERECRGPPSLAGCNKCLRGLYQLNGGKRATNGSETDRKNKMHNRDCELMGMTWLLAKNRSVYIPTVSAVLRAIMMGGNDGSPEPRSCSLDRDGMPLAVDSAELDGLSASIAVRSPSHLVIFLASLYWICIFFSFRF; encoded by the exons ATGCCCCTCCtccctcttctcttctttcctctcttcttcttcttcttccaccaccTGCCCGCCCTGACCGCCTTGCCCAACCCCGATCCCGCCACCATCCAGCCATTCTTCCCAAGCTCTCCGCCGGCCACAATCCCGGCCTTCCCCGAGCAATCCGACGTGGCGGGCTGCCCGCTCGACCTGCCCGAAGATCTCTTCCCGGCTATCGCCCACGCCTGCGTTGGGAAGGACAAAAAGGCCCCCAGCAAGGACCGCTGCTGCCCAGTCCTCGCCACGTGGCTTTATGCGGCCTTCTCTGGCACGGCGCTGAGCAGGGCGGGCAGGCTGCCAACCGCGACATACGACATGCCCGTCCTGCCCGATGACTCGGAGACGTGCGTGGAGAACCTGGAGAAGGCGATGCGGCGGCGCGGGATCGAACTGCCACGCCCCAATGCCACGTGCGACGTGGTGTACTGCCACTGCGGGATTCGGCTGCACGTGCCGAGCTGTACAGAGGCGTTTGGGGTGTCTGAGGAAGGGAAGGTGGTGGGGGATGCGAGGGTGCGGAGGCTCGAGCGCGAATGCCGCGGACCACCGAGTCTCGCAGGGTGTAACAAGTGCTTAAGGGGCCTCTACCAG cTGAATGGGGGGAAGAGAGCGACGAACGGAAGCGAGACGGACAGAAAGAACAAGATGCACAACAGGGATTGCGAGCTTATGGGGATGACGTGGCTCCTGGCCAAGAACAGAAGCGTCTACATTCCCACGGTTTCAGCGGTCCTGCGGGCTATCATGATGGGCGGCAATGATGGCTCTCCCGAACCTCGATCTTGCAGCCTCGACAGGGACGGGATGCCTTTGGCCGTTGATTCTGCTGAGCTGGACGGTCTGTCTGCCTCCATTGCCGTCCGATCTCCTTCCCATCTCGTCATATTTCTCGCCTCTCTTTACTGGATTTGCATCTTCTTCTCGTTTCGTTTCTAA